The Parasegetibacter sp. NRK P23 genomic sequence ATAGGCATGTTTTTAAATAGAATTGGATATACTACATCTTTAAGAACTGTAAGGACTGCAATTATTTTTAAAGGATATGAGCTCAGAGCATCCTTGAAAGGTATATGGACTCCTGAAATCCTGTGTGAAAATTTGGAGTATTTATGTAGCATAGCAGACAAGTTCGACCTTTTGCTGGAGGGATACGGTGTCAAAATTGACTCCTATAAATATTGATTTCTATTTGCGATAAAAATTGCCTTGTTCTTTGCTAAAAGACTGCAGTATTTGAGTTAAATTATACCGACTGCTGACAGTAATATAGACGAATGTTGTGTTTAACATTCTGTTTATTGAGAGCGTACAACAGCAGTTTACTGCCAGCCGGGTAAGACGGTAAACGTGATGTTCATTTTTCAAAGTAAATTCATTCTCGGCAAGACTGTGAACGTTTATAATTCCCGTCCGGCAGTAAGCCGTTACGTTAGCGGTCATTCTTGGGACATTAAAGTGTTGCAAAGGGGAGTACATTGTGGCAGGCAACAAAATTCAGACATTATGGGTAAAATAATCTTTGACAGTGGGATATCACTTGACGGTTTCTTCGCTGGCGCTAACAGAAGCCCAAGTAATCCAATGGGAGGGGTTTCCGGCCAATTACATCAATGGATGTTTAAACAAAAAGCATTTTGGAAGCATATCAAAATGGAAGGTGGTCTGGAATATGGTGCAGACAGCAAATTAATTGACGATGTTTTTGATAGGACTGGATCTTATATAATGGGGAAAAGGATGTTTGAGGAAGGTGAGGTTGTTTGGGCTGAGGATCTTTACGAGGCGGACGTTTATGTACTAACAAACGAAAGGCGTGAACCCTGGAGGCAAAAGGGGGCGACGACTTTTTATTTTATCAATGATGGAATAGAAAGCGCATTAGAAAAGGCGGAAAGTTCAGCCAAGGGAAAGGACATAAGAATACAAGGTGGGGCCAATACTATTCAACAGTTTTTGAACGCTGGACTTGTTGACGAGTTTTTTATTCACATAGCTCCTGTTTTCTTGGGAAGTGGCATTAGATTATTTGAAGGTATTGACAAGGATAAATATGATATTGAGATTATTGAAGTAATACCTTCGAACTTGACAACTCATTTAAGGTACAAACTGACCAAGAAATAATAAAACGAACCGCTAACAGCGGTTTACTAATAGCCGGGTAAGACGGTAAACGTGATGTTCATTTTTCAAAGTAAATTTATTCGCGGCTAGACTGTTTACGTTTCCAAACTCCCGTCCATCAGTAAGCCGTACCGTTATAGCCA encodes the following:
- a CDS encoding dihydrofolate reductase family protein, with protein sequence MGKIIFDSGISLDGFFAGANRSPSNPMGGVSGQLHQWMFKQKAFWKHIKMEGGLEYGADSKLIDDVFDRTGSYIMGKRMFEEGEVVWAEDLYEADVYVLTNERREPWRQKGATTFYFINDGIESALEKAESSAKGKDIRIQGGANTIQQFLNAGLVDEFFIHIAPVFLGSGIRLFEGIDKDKYDIEIIEVIPSNLTTHLRYKLTKK